Proteins encoded within one genomic window of Anopheles gambiae chromosome 3, idAnoGambNW_F1_1, whole genome shotgun sequence:
- the LOC4577996 gene encoding immunoglobulin-binding protein 1, with the protein MSEATNEIPLDRKLNEIFDEGYSAMNRLDENAALPSNAPEFQVAVKKTIGHFEDATRLVSLVGMFSTNESYEEVPTENLRYFLLPFFLGKMTLRLCNTNREEVVEVAEVYFKDFLARCENYKLYETPDRDTGELAIVPGGQSDKIRELQRMGAQRNEKIRKFQEKKELDEKVKQLRYVVEQPEAKIDDEMKREFFLSLLKSAVLEAQEELESVAREKQMLQYRAAAKLRGEDELEEASHGAFGSGTNKRPPVQPLKPIIITRDAVQKAVYGRGYPSLPTMTVAEFYEQRVAEGIFPDPERMKEVNKNSLMNRVHMDNAAEQDREDEQQEQLIERDDEEYLARQRAKDEFKDEHRRGEGNRYNRS; encoded by the exons ATGTCGGAGGCGACGAACGAAATACCGCTTGACCGCAAGCTGAACGAAATTTTCGACGAAGGGTACAGCGCCATGAACCGCTTGGATGAAAATGCGGCACTGCCTTCGAATGCACCCGAATTTCAG GTAGCGGTAAAGAAAACGATCGGCCATTTCGAGGATGCTACCCGTCTCGTCAGCCTGGTCGGGATGTTCAGCACGAACGAATCGTACGAGGAGGTGCCAACGGAAAACCTGCGCTACTTTCTGCTGCCCTTTTTCCTCGGCAAAATGACGCTCCGGCTGTGCAACACAAACCGCGAggaggtggtggaggtggccGAGGTTTACTTTAA GGATTTCCTAGCGCGCTGTGAAAACTACAAGCTGTACGAAACGCCCGACCGGGACACGGGCGAGCTAGCGATTGTGCCCGGTGGGCAGAGCGACAAGATACGCGAGCTGCAGCGAATGGGCGCACAGCGCAACGAAAAGATCCGCAAATTCCAGGAGAAGAAGGAGCTGGACGAAAAAGTCAAGCAGCTGCGGTACGTGGTCGAGCAGCCGGAGGCAAAAATCGACGACGAGATGAAGCGCGAGTTTTTCCTCTCCCTGCTGAAATCGGCCGTCCTGGAGGCGCAGGAGGAGCTGGAAAGTGTGGCGCGCGAAAAACAGATGCTGCAGTACCGGGCGGCCGCCAAACTGCGCGGCGAGGACGAGCTGGAGGAAGCAAGCCACGGTGCGTTCGGCAGCGGCACCAACAAGCGACCGCCGGTGCAACCGCTGAAGCCGATCATCATTACGCGGGACGCGGTACAGAAGGCCGTGTACGGGCGGGGCTACCCCAGCCTGCCCACCATGACGGTGGCCGAGTTTTACGAGCAGCGGGTAGCGGAGGGCATCTTCCCCGACCCGGAACGGATGAAGGAGGTGAACAAAAACTCGCTCATGAACCGGGTGCACATGGACAATGCGGCCGAGCAGGATCGCGAGGacgagcagcaggagcagctgaTCGAGCGGGACGACGAGGAGTACCTGGCCCGGCAGCGGGCAAAGGACGAGTTTAAGGATGAGCATCGCCGTGGCGAGGGCAACCGGTACAACCGTAGCTAA
- the LOC3291814 gene encoding serine-rich adhesin for platelets: MPRIDPMKLLVCLSVLLAPNGGIRNAGEVRRLANLMAKFSKKLVSKAIYIQILKCTETELLGQFMQTGGWSLVHMWLVDGIGSKNWPLIQELMELLLCCPVDVERLKINSTPRLVKSLSTDSANESVKVLASKLVEQWLYIVKAPKQLSPMVPINQSELPAITGLAGTADGKQTGAEAAIGQAPTVGAAVVGKQGVADIAAGKEQQHYQRNGYGPHAADSGEVDGQTETANHDGMVDGDKTTFQPTGEAAATVVPAKKTSLVLKITTKNGKQVVAKVIKSSTSRKGQRDSADGRAATDGEGAHPDDGDEEEDDDDDEEDQEEVVVNIESSKPSGEEATVAAPVAKKDDQLNAAETKKVDVVPNGGTEGSKERNSSSSKDKDRHNHSHHREREREKDRKGSSSSRSSSSKTSSSSSSSSSKHKSSSSSSSKSSSSSSSRSKDRDRHGSSSSSSGSKHKSSSSSSSSKSGSSSSKSSSSSSSDKHRDKDKSSSSGSRDGKESKAQSASPKLARARSRDDSVGGSNDSGSETSSVTNTSANDSKVAKSTTIPSKKASISIEVRNPENRVKTVKTYNSQFRSHGLIEEAPPPPSRKGLKKPSSASSPSTASPAATAASNNSSGSSSAVIGSTATGTLKRSSPTSSSGRDAVLAGVTAEKRAKEDPMERPGSIKLIPPKRQHALVESDMFMDALSATLRKDVKKRKRRTSGSEGTTAGTATAPNSKPTGETTTTTTTTTATTAAAGSKPAGSDASTTAKANAPGSSPTRTEEHAAEATAPTPTTPTSPKVPTIAPMSFYRDTLAEQEEETGTEPTAGEDGEKKKDQAESDSTPTSNGDGAEEKKPSARKSDDTPGDEDGGDHADDDDDDDDEGPVLKKSKRAKCELNEDDDEEKGAEGEEKKVKKEGETVADDKTELMDVVMSDVEKKIAQEAESGVKKEEGGTEKEDEDGKKPPGPGCGPDGPPGVLVIHRRKGPKKQLRWRVAEELEEVRYFELDVTERCNVTKSFTDMKQMERVDERQKFMLSRKVGSEDIMVERTAWRPLLQVDNVPPSPDGSQSLERNVQRQRERGCLQALYFNKHMIPDSPAEPDPADTYQTADPVHIPLEDVTGNPDSVNDFTSMPWPDPRSTPPHESGAFSSPFFPSDLPPGAGFGAGGFPPPFAPGAAATIGPGPWNLGVPVGAPGVGAGGPRAGVLPPGMFPLSQPPPGLVGQPAAGGSPNMLNLPLSMSPNVPPPGMFPGANNFNAPPPELGLLAAGGVPDMGGRRGDGFRNGPPPHQQWTAGGNRPFGGGGNNNPNRGGGGGGGGFGNRGGGGNWNNRNQGNNNNNGNGNRNGDRSRIGDDGRGNFRGHWLQGGNRGHNNNRGGGGGRKW, translated from the exons ATG ccACGTATCGATCCAATGAAACTGCTCGTGTGCCTCAGCGTGCTGCTGGCACCGAACGGTGGCATTCGCAACGCGGGGGAAGTGAGGCGGTTAGCAAA CTTAATGGCAAAGTTTTCGAAGAAATTAGTTTCGAAAGCCATCTACATACAGATACTGAAGTGCACGGAGACGGAGCTGTTGGGGCAGTTCATGCAAACCGGCGGTTGGTCGTTGGTGCACATGTGGCTGGTCGATGGGATCGGCTCAAAAAATTGGCCCCTCATCCAGGAACtgatggagctgctgctgtgctgtcCGGTCGATGTGGAGCGGCTGAAGATAAACAGCACCCCCCGGCTGGTCAAATCCCTGTCCACCGACAGTGCCAATGAAA GTGTAAAGGTTCTTGCCTCGAAGCTGGTCGAACAGTGGCTGTATATTGTGAAAGCCCCGAAACAGCTGTCACCGATGGTTCCAATAAATCAATCCGAACTGCCAGCAATCACTGGCCTGGCGGGGACAGCTGACGGGAAGCAAACGGGTGCCGAGGCGGCCATTGGTCAAGCCCCAACGGTTGGGGCTGCTGTTGTGGGAAAGCAGGGGGTAGCAGACATTGCCGCGGGGAAAGAGCAACAGCATTATCAGCGCAACGGTTATGGGCCCCATGCCGCCGATTCGGGCGAAGTGGACGGTCAGACCGAGACGGCAAACCACGATGGTATGGTGGACGGTGACAAAACAACATTCCAACCGACGGGGGAGGCGGCAGCAACAGTGGTGCCGGCAAAGAAGACATCACTGGTGCTAAAGATCACCACCAAGAACGGCAAGCAGGTCGTGGCGAAGGTGATCAAATCGTCGACGAGCAGGAAAGGTCAGCGCGACTCCGCGGACGGGCGTGCGGCAACCGATGGGGAAGGCGCACACCCGGACGATGGTGACGAGGAAgaagatgacgacgacgacgaagaggACCAAGAAGAGGTGGTGGTTAACATCGAGTCCAGCAAGCCCAGCGGCGAGGAAGCGACGGTCGCCGCACCAGTCGCGAAGAAGGACGATCAGCTGAACGCGGCGGAGACGAAGAAGGTGGATGTGGTACCGAATGGAGGGACGGAGGGTAGCAAGGAAAGAAATTCTTCTTCCTCGAAGGACAAGGATCGCCACAATCACTCGCATCATCGCGAACGGGAGCGGGAAAAGGACCGAAagggcagcagtagcagccgTTCGTCCTCTTCCAAAACgtccagcagtagcagcagcagcagcagcaagcataAATCGtctagtagcagtagtagcaagAGCAGCAGCTCGAGTTCTAGTCGCAGTAAGGATAGAGACCGTcacggtagtagtagtagtagcagcggGAGCAAGCACAAaagctcctcctcctcttcgtccTCTAAgtcaggcagcagcagctccaagagcagcagcagcagcagcagcgataaGCATCGCGATAAGGACAAATCATCGAGCAGTGGAAGCAGGGATGGTAAAGAGTCCAAGGCCCAGTCCGCATCGCCCAAGCTCGCCCGGGCTCGCTCGCGGGACGACAGTGTCGGCGGCTCGAACGACAGCGGTTCGGAGACGAGCAGCGTCACCAACACTAGCGCGAACGATTCTAAAGTGGCCAAGTCGACCACCATTCCCAGCAAGAAGGCTTCGATCTCGATCGAGGTGCGCAATCCGGAGAACCGGGTCAAGACGGTCAAGACGTACAATTCACAGTTCCGTTCACACGGTCTGATTGAGGaagcaccaccgccaccgtcgcGCAAGGGGTTGAAGAAACCGTCGTCCGCGTCCTCGCCGTCGACTGCTTCGCCTGCTGCGACCGCTGCGTCCAACAACTCCTCCGGCAGCTCCTCCGCCGTGATCGGGTCGACCGCCACCGGGACGCTGAAGCGCAGCTCGCCGACCTCATCGTCGGGCCGGGACGCCGTGCTGGCTGGCGTGACGGCAGAGAAGAGGGCCAAGGAAGATCCCATGGAGCGGCCGGGCTCCATCAAGCTCATTCCACCGAAGCGTCAAC ATGCCTTGGTCGAATCGGACATGTTCATGGACGCACTGTCTGCCACGCTGCGCAAGGACGTGAAGAAACGGAAAAGGCGCACGAGTGGCTCTGAAGGGACCACTGCTGGTACTGCCACCGCTCCCAACAGCAAACCGACGGGCGAAAcgacaaccaccaccactaccaccaccgccaccactgcAGCAGCCGGAAGCAAACCAGCTGGATCGGACGCAAGCACCACAGCAAAGGCGAACGCTCCCGGTAGCAGTCCTACCAGGACGGAAGAGCATGCAGCGGAAGCAACGGCGCCCACCCCGACCACTCCTACCTCACCGAAGGTTCCTACGATCGCACCGATGTCCTTCTATCGGGACACGCTGgcggagcaggaggaggaaacTGGAACCGAGCCAACGGCCGGAGAGGATggtgaaaagaagaaggatCAGGCGGAAAGCGATAGCACACCTACTAGCAATGGTGATGGTGCGGAAGAGAAGAAACCCAGCGCGAGGAAGAGTGATGACACGCCGGGAGACGAAGATGGAGGTGATCatgctgacgatgatgatgacgatgatgacgaggGACCGGTCTTGAAGAAGTCCAAACGGGCCAAGTGTGAGCtgaatgaagatgatgatgaggaaaaGGGTGCGGAAGGGGAGGAGAAGAAGGTGAAGAAGGAAGGAGAAACCGTGGCCGACGACAAGACTGAGCTGATGGACGTGGTAATGAGCGACGTGGAGAAGAAGATTGCCCAAGAGGCGGAAAGCGGCGTAAAGAAGGAAGAAGGTGGCACGGAAAAGGAAGACGAGGATGGCAAGAAGCCGCCCGGTCCGGGCTGTGGCCCCGACGGGCCTCCGGGCGTGCTGGTGATTCACCGGCGCAAGGGCCCGAAGAAGCAGCTGCGCTGGCGGGTGGCCGAGGAGCTCGAGGAGGTCCGTTACTTCGAGCTGGACGTAACGGAGCGCTGCAACGTGACCAAGTCGTTCACCGACATGAAGCAGATGGAGCGGGTGGACGAGCGGCAAAAGTTCATGCTGTCGCGCAAGGTCGGCTCGGAAGACATCATGGTCGAGCGGACGGCGTGGCGGCCGCTGCTGCAGGTGGACAACGTGCCCCCGTCACCGGACGGCAGCCAGAGCCTGGAGCGCAACGTGCAGCGGCAGCGCGAGCGGGGCTGCCTGCAGGCGCTCTACTTCAACAAGCACATGATACCGGACTCGCCGGCCGAACCGGACCCGGCGGACACGTACCAGACGGCCGATCCGGTGCACATACCGCTGGAGGACGTCACCGGCAATCCGGACTCGGTGAACGATTTCACCAGCATGCCGTGGCCGGATCCGCGCTCGACGCCGCCGCACGAGTCGGGCGCCTTCAGCTcgcccttctttccctccgaTCTGCCGCCGGGGGCCGGCTTCGGGGCGGGCGGTTTCCCGCCCCCGTTCGCTCCCGGTGCGGCCGCCACGATCGGGCCGGGACCGTGGAATTTGGGTGTGCCGGTCGGTGCACCGGGTGTTGGCGCCGGCGGACCCCGGGCGGGCGTGCTGCCGCCGGGCATGTTTCCGCTCAGCCAACCACCGCCCGGGCTGGTGGGGCAACCGGCGGCCGGCGGCAGTCCAAATATGCTGAATCTCCCGCTCAGCATGTCGCCGAACGTGCCACCGCCGGGAATGTTCCCGGGTGCTAACAACTTTAACGCACCTCCGCCCGAACTTGGCCTGCTGGCGGCGGGTGGTGTCCCCGATATGGGTGGCAGGAGGGGCGACGGCTTTCGCAACGGCCCGCCGCCCCATCAGCAGTGGACGGCAGGCGGTAATCGGCCGTTCGGAGGTGGCGGTAACAATAATCCAAAccggggcggcggcggcggcggcggaggtTTCGGAAACCGTGGTGGAGGCGGTAACTGGAACAATCGCAACCAGggtaataacaacaacaacggcaacggCAACCGCAATGGCGATCGCAGCCGGATAGGCGACGATGGGCGAGGCAATTTTAGGGGCCACTGGCTGCAGGGAGGCAACCGtggccacaacaacaatcgtggcggcggtggtggccgGAAATGGTAG